A segment of the Zingiber officinale cultivar Zhangliang chromosome 8B, Zo_v1.1, whole genome shotgun sequence genome:
taacTTTCTTACTTATTATTTTAAGTTGTCATTTTTTAAACGTTAATTGTTTATGCCTAACTAACCTTGTGTCCTTGCTTAGTTCAAAAAGTAagaaaatttctctaacttattttCAGGAATATTCAGCCTTCTCTAGCCGGTTTTACCTGGTCTTACAGGTGATATCAGAGCCCAAATGTCTCAAAAAGACTAACCGTCAACTTAAGCAACAAAGAGATGgttggaccaagcatctacccgtcaAAGTTTGAGGAGCTACTTCAAAAGAAAGTAacagtgaagggggagctactTCAAAAGAAAGTAACAGCGAAGGAGGAGCATCCAACTTTGAATCTGACACGGCAAGTGAGATATGTCTTCTACCTCCTCACCAATTATATGAAGGTATTAAACTAATATCTAAATCTTTGTGTAAACTTAGATCTAAGAATATTAAATTGAAAAAAGACAATATGGATTTGAAAATTATCTAAGctaaagcatgcccactagaataATTCGACAAATTCAAatggaaaattctaaattaaaagagtaaatagaaagattgaaaaagaaTGATGCAAGCTCAAAgttttcaaattttagaaataatagataactaaattgatattttagatttcacaaaagttaaattagaaaagtaaCCTGAATATATattccaaaaaaatattttgttaatccagtaggaaggaaatTAATTTGGATACCAAAATCAGTATTAATTTAATTTCTCGTGTATGctagaaatttaatttattttgattcattAACATATTTTTGGTAGATCTTCTGATTCATATTTTCTGTCTAAATTTTTTCTATATAAAATGGagatattatgaaaaaaaaattaaatttttttttatcttatatcatttttataaattttttaatgaaagtcagattttttaatttaaaaatatttcaaacattgatttttgaaatatttaaattttctatgaTAAAAACCTTTTGTTTTCTGTTCATATAAATTATTTCGAATTTTTTTTTAGCATTAGATGAATTACTATgaattttttatctaaaatattatttaattaattaaaaattcttgatttttttttgtaaaatttaatttttatttggaTAAATATAGCATCTTATAAGTTCATAAAAATTAACAAGATTTTTCggagtataaaaatatttttaaatattaaattcttaAAATATATATCTCTatcttaaaataattattttgataataaaaaaaaagtatgaTCGTGaaaatttttatacgaatctaaATACATATCTttgtcattaaaaaaaaatcaatattttcaaaaaaaaacttaaataatttttagattattttttgcaaatctaaattttaatttttaataattactTTCTTTGTAAATTAATTTCGGTAAAATTTTACAACTTTGGGATGTTTTTTACAACTTGTAGaaatattttcagatttttttctaactctttttatttttatgttaactttttttttatgtgattaaaatGGGAGAATATGTTATTAAGTTTGGGGGAAATTTTATTACATTTAGTGCATTTATTTTATTGCATTTAATATTTGCATTTAAATATTAAATGtattatacttatttgtttaACCCTAATCTTAATTCGGATTGATACAtattaaaaagagagagattgcaAGTATCCTGAGTTAGTTTTAAGTTGTCAATTGAGTTAAATTAGGTCATATGGTTTGGATGTTTTGTGTCTTAATGTGTAGaaatttaggaacacaagaagtcgagcggaaaacacatctagcgagaaagatgacacgggaaGCGAGTCGCTGAGCTTGGTACATTCAAGGGACGaagtgctacagaagagtacacatGTGGATGGGAAAAACGCGTGCGGagcgttcgaaggacgagaaaCTGGGatgaagcctgcttgaggagaatgtCAAAATTAGATTTGGATTAGCTCAATTCTGGATGACCGGAGCATCACCTACACGAAGAAAGCCAACTTTGAAACTGGCTTAGGAGTCTGTAGCAGTTGGAGGTGCTCTTGTGCCTAACTTAGAGGCACCCTCATGGGATCTGGAGGTGTCGTTGCACCTCTTTAAGGAGGCACCCTActagagcttggaggtgccttggagcaaCCTAGACACCTCCATTCTCGTAGAATCGTTGGTTGACCGTTGGagtttagaaaaatatttatccACACTGAAGACGCTCTAGACATCTTTAGAGGGTTACCAAATGACAAATACCAACAGCTACTTCATCACAAACTTCATCACAAGAGGATATACAAAACCCCATGATGCTAAGAATAAATCAACAATTCTTATATTTAATTCCTAACTTTTTCTTAAACTATCAAAGTGAGTAAGAAGTTTTTCCGACTTCAATGAAGAAAACATTaaacattttaatatttttaactgTGTTagattaataattatttaaattataactaagtaaatcttAGCATTATTACTTATTATTcttaagttattatttatttaaatgttGATTGTTTATGCCTAAATAATCTTATATCCTGCCTAGTTCAACAAGTAAAAGAATTTCTCACATTTAATTTCAGAACTATTTACTTCTCTCTAACCGGTCTCATCTACTCCTACACGAGGAGGCAAAGGCCAGGTCAATAATGGTTCAGACCAGCGACCAAGGTCAACAAATATCAATCAGCTCATTGACCTGGTTACGGCAAAGTCAACAAAAATCAGCTCGTTGATCTGGTTTCGGCCCTGGGCCAGGGCCCAGTTAGGACCCAGCCCATGATCAGGTCTAGGTTATGCTGGTGATGAAACTAAGTTCGTGTATATTTAAAAGATGAACCTAAATCGATACTTACaccggaaaaaataaaataaaattttagcttTAATCCCTTTTAGAGGAATTTCTCTAATTTTTTCTGTCACTGCCAACACGAAATTCGTGGGGTCGGAGATTCGGGAGGCGAGGTCCTTCTAGTGGATTCGCTCTGCTTTTTCCAACAAAAGGTGAGAAAAAGCAGAAAGAACGTGACCGCATTGATTACCAACTTGCATCCTTCAAAGCCTCCCATTAGTTCTGTTTAAACTCCTGCAAAGGCAAAggcaacaaaaataaaactaaaaacccTCTAGGGAAATTTTGATCAACAATAGGAGTAGAACGATCAGAATACTTCAAAGTCTCAACTCATCTTAGATTTCAGAAGaccgaagaagagaaaaaaaaaaaaaaaaaaaaagaccctTTTTTGTTACAATATACTCAAAGGGTCAATTACAAGCATGAAGCATCCCAGGTATGATGCAGTTGTCGAAAACAAGTTTGATCAACTTCTGCGAGTTCCTCTGCGATATGCCGgtgtgtttttgttttgttttgttttcttttcttttcctttcttgtaaTCTTAGATCGTTCGGATAGTAAACTTATTATCCAGCGACCACGGCCGTATCGGTCCTGATATGCACATCGTTAGCGGCGGCGGCCGCCGTGTCCGAATCCTTCTTTGAGGAAGCCTTTTGCGACAACTTCCGGTTCTTCTCTTTGGCCTCGTCCATCTCGATCTGCTCCTGCCGGCACTCCTCGCTGCAGAACGGCATGTCCCCTCTGCTCGCATCCACAGAAAAACcagatcaatttcaaaattaactccAAAGGGGCACACCTTTGTTTCGAGAGGCACATAATAAAAAAGGGACGAACCTGTACATGAAGATATCGAGGTTGCCAGCAAGGGACTTGCGGCAGAGGAAGCAGGAGTCGAGAAAGTGCCGCGGCTCTTCGTCGTCGAGTCCGTCGCAGAAGAATCTGGCCTTCGCAGGCCGAGATCTAGCCGAGCCGCGTACCGCCTCTATTTCCGACGAGAACGGCGACGAATCGGCGGAGTAGGAAGAGGAATCCATGGAGATCTTCTTCTTTAGGTCTTCGATAGAAGAGGAAATGTGTAGGGGCCGGGCGAGGGTAAGGCGGTGGGCGAGGTTAATATAAAGCGTCGAAGCGAGCGAGGAAgactaaattaataatattaattaaaagcgacgatctaatttaaaaattaattaaatcaattaaaaaagaATTATATGTTCCATTGAGGCAGAGCCGGGGCCCGCCTCCACTACTTTCCATCAGAGCCGTCACTTTTGAGTTTTGTTTGATCGCGACGCTCCTTGACGCACTCGGGCAGACGACGTGCGATCGTTCTCATTATTTCATTTTCTGTGCAATTAATTTAAGGGTATTACTAAATAGTCAGAATCTGACCAGCTAAAATATATACAtgcatgcatatacatgaatattttagtaatttcatatggccacattaattatatgcatgttCATACATGCATTTTAATTGGGAGATAAAGATTTCTAactggccagattctggccagCAAGATTTACTCTTAATTTAATGGGTAATGCTAAAtagccagaatctggccagctagaatcaATACATGCAAGTGTACACATgagtattttaataatattatatgtGTACATTAATTACATGTATGTACATGCATACATTCTAATTGGAGGATAAAAAATTCTAGCTGATCAGATTATGACCAACAAAAATTACCGTAATTTAATATCGAGAATAATGTTGGAAAATAAgagagatattaaaaaaaaaatacaccgacaaggttttaattattatttttaatctgGGCCGTCGATCGCAGTAGCATCGGCCTCCACGTCGCACTCGGGGAAGGCGAGGTGGCAGTTAACAAGCGGGCCCACGTAGCGCCCCCGGACGCGTACCTCCTCTCCGAGCGGGTTCCCGGAAGCGGAGCCTGGTTCGCTATGAATGGAGTGGGGCCCGCGGTGGGCAGCCGCCCCTGCTCCCTCAGAGGTGGGTGCGCGAAACTCTGTGTCGGTGGGGCCCGGCGacgtgttaaaaaaaaaaaaatctgggcACGGGCATCGGTAAAGCGGACGTTGACGGCGAAGTCAAGTCGACGACGCCAAGACAACGGAGAAGTTGACGTCAGAGGGGAACGGACCGTTTGGAGTGGAACCGTACATTTGGACGCAGCCGGTGGAAAGAGAGCCGTAACGGGTGCAGGCGACGGAACGTGACGGGCACGGTACGGCGTGGGTTGTTCGGTTCGGGCGAGGTAAAGGTGACTTTATTTCAAGCTAATTACGTCCGTGCCACTACGTTCCCGTCGCCGCCGGCGACGGAGCGTCTCCGAACGGATATTTTTCCTGATTCGCTCATCGACTACATCCGAAAACACACATTCGTGTTAATTCGTCCAACAGCCGATCTCTACAATTGAAAATTTACCTAAAAACTTAACCCATTAAATGTCTTGCAGCTGAATCATGTCCGAGGCATCATAAGAACTAATTGAGGACTATTCGAGTGGATCCGATTCCTTCTGAATTGATGCATTTATTCATTCTAGAGCCAAGTGCCACATTAGCACTGTATACAAAACCACTGTACGTCATCAGACCCAAGACACTTGTCTTAACCTCATCATTCATATCATTCGTTTAAAAAAGAGAAAGTATTATTacattaaaatgttttttaacttggttaaaaatattacttcaaataatttcaattaaattATTGTATGCTATAATGATTTTTAACGAAGTTATTATATacatgaaatattatttttaatattttgaaaaattaaggcACGCACATTTTGgcgcaaacaaaaaaaaaataacaagagaagtttttttaattttttgaatttccttTTCTCTCTTGAAATTACTCGTGCTGTACTGCTGTTCCCCATCAAGACACCGTGCACTAAGCACCCATTTAATGGTTCGTATTATATGCGAAATGACAGCCATGTGATGGCAAGTGGCGACCCTTATTTTAAAAAGGTGGCGATTAATTAAAGTTTGAGGGTTATGCTTTTGATGGAGTAATTGGAatcattattaattttttatttattaaagatTCCAGAGCTAAAGCCAAAAATTCTTATAATATTTTAGGTAGATATTCTATATGTGTTGCCCTTTCACCAGCATATTAATGCCTTCAACAGTCGATCTAcgaaagaaaaataattagacTAGATGATATAATTGCGGAGCAAGTTAATGACCTAATTAGTTAATATTAATGGTgcctcattttattccataacCTTTAGGACAAGTGGTCGGACATGGCGAAGCCTCAAAGTAAATAAAGAGACACGAGGAGCTTTAGACTCGAAGATGGTTATTAATATTGGAGGAAGATACTAAGAAGCCATGTGATCGACTTGTTATTattgttaaataaaatttcatgTCTTGTGTgtagaagatttaataataacACTCAAAATGGGGGGAGGGAACCTACGCTGTACTTTACTGTCTTGTTgttttcatcatgctctttattTACAGTAAAAAAGAAATTACAATAAAAACTAACTGTGAAGTTATTGCTAAATATAGTCAAGAGATGGATAAAAATCTCAGATATTATCAGAGTCGTAACTTTTATGAGACCAGAAAGGCAATTTTCTCAGGGTCCAACCCAATGAaggatctattttttttaattatattaaaaaaataagagacaTGGGCCATAAATAGCCGTTAAACCTATTCTCACGGCTACGAGGCATACACCGACGCATGACTCTTCTTTACACGCAATTGCTTCTCTGGTGTTGCTCTTCTTTGCACACGATTTCTTCTTAGGCGTTCTTTCAACCAAGGCACGAATCCACGGAACAAGGGGTAATCATAATCTTCTTCTTCGACCATCTTCTTCGTCTTGCAACACATGATACTAATTGTAACCTAAACATGCAACAAGAATCGTTTGTGCGATCTAATCGCGTCGATTCTCGCAGTGACTATCTCACTCGACGCAAGCTGGTGGTTGGTCTTTGTTCGCGTGACTTAATTGCGTAGCATGGGGCTGTCACACGTTAACTCAGTCGCTTGTGCCAACTACGACCTAATTGCATGGTAGTTACTACTTATCGCCTTGCTACTGCCTACGGCCACCGCATTGGTCTCAGTGTTATAGGATACACTAAATGGGCTATCAATGTTATCGATTGAGAAAGAAAGAGTTCGACAATTGAATTATGcagatttgataaatatttttatctctaaaataaCTAGACGAgtagtgtttatataattattttaaatatttattaattttttattgatgtaatatatttatttttattttattatatatttagtatatatgttatttgtaaattgaattttattattatttatcgtaacaaaaaaatcattttttagtATGCACTTCAGGTCCCGTCGAATACAGGTACAGATCTGGATACTATCATACACAGAGAATTACGAATACATTGCGAATCTATTAGAAAGGATTTTCAATTGGCTAAATGTAGAGTTTGATGGGAAACGGTGTGTTAATAAGTGTGTGTATATTAAATTAAGATACTATCATACAATTCGGAcataatttttcttattttatatCAATACTTATTCCttatattctgatttttttttcatattgatCTAGTAACTCATCAGTTTAATTTACAATTCTATTTTTAAGTAGTTGTAGCAAATTTAATACTCGGCTTAGAACATATATTTATGCTCATTTAACATGTATAAggtcaatttaaaaaataaacaacaacaaactGTAATGCATTCATATTGAGTTTATTAATATTCAtaaacaataaatatgataaattattCATAATAAAGTTTATGAATTATTAAGGTTAGCGGACGAGTTTATGAATTATTAAGGTTAGCGGACGATTAAAAATTAATCGATTTATCTTTCTTTATATAATCTTACAACGGATTATGAGAGAGGATTAAAAGGAGCATAATCAACTTTTGCTACCTttaatataagtattaatgaaacttttatcaaatttataaataaaaaaaatataaataaataaatcttaaaatagataattttataatattaaattcactaaccaaaaataaaaataataataaataaaaaattgccCCAAATATCAAGATGTCATCCAAGTATCCATAATTTAATCCTTAACTACGACGCATTTTTTCTCCAAATTGAACTTCTAACTATAAAATACTTGACTTCTAAACCACTCACCGAGTATTTCCCTATTTATTCTAACAGTCAAAAACTTTCATAAAATTAAAGCAGTTATCTTAAATTTCAATGTTACCTAATTcagcattttaaaaaaaaatatgtaaaaaaactCTACGCAATCAAATAAACTTGAGaattcaataatattttaaaaaaccaaaccaaactcaacctcaataaataataataatataataataaaacttaaataacctttaacaacttaattaattttaaactcgATTTGTTTGCTTTATCAAACAGTTTTAAACCAGATAAGCTTGGATTGATTCGATTATAGCTAtgtgaaaaatgaaatatagAAGACCATATTTGATATGttacaattaacaaaatatttcaTTAGTTCCGTTCCTTTTCTAGGTAACAGAGCTTAAAAGTTTTCACGTTAACACTTGAACAATGGCTTGTaatactacaacaacaacaaaatacTATGGAAGAACTAAACTTGAAGAGTAGTCATACAAGAAAGCACATTACAATGAATTCAGAGCCTTTAGCCTTTGATCTAACAAATCACAGCTGAAAAATGTGGTCTAGAGACGAAAGCTCAGAGTTGATATTCTCGAGAGCATCTTGATCAACATGGACAGTCGAACACATCTTAGGCAGGGAACGAAAATACAATGCTGCTTTACTTTCAGTGAATTGATATCCACTCAGATTATTAGATCGGTGCTGAAGCATCAAATCTGAACAAGCTGTCAAATCTTCTTTGCTTGCTGCTCTGTTCAATTTACTAATTAGATCTGCCATGCTCGCATTCTTGTCATAGCGTGACTGCATAATCATTTTCGATCTTTTAAACTCTTTGACATCATCTGGGTCATCATCATAGGTCT
Coding sequences within it:
- the LOC122015785 gene encoding FCS-Like Zinc finger 3-like → MDSSSYSADSSPFSSEIEAVRGSARSRPAKARFFCDGLDDEEPRHFLDSCFLCRKSLAGNLDIFMYRGDMPFCSEECRQEQIEMDEAKEKNRKLSQKASSKKDSDTAAAAANDVHIRTDTAVVAG